TGTTTTGTTATGAGAATCTATAGTTTCACTGTATTCTTTTCTTGTCTCTTATACTGATGGTATGGTATGCACATGGACAAATAGATTACAAATACAATGGGAGTTGTTCAGTTACCATGATTATTTGTGCTAAAGACCCTGGTTAATCTTATCTCTTGTTtggttgcattttttttaaaagttcgTCACGTgaaatgtattttattttgtctctATAATGTAAAGATTAGATTGTATCTCATAATTAACTATCTCACCATCATTTCAAAGACTAATTTAATCCTACGAAAAATTCTATTATGGCTCTTCTCATATTGTATCTGTCGATGTTATCTTATCTAATAGACCGAACGCCACCTGTAatgtagtactccatccgtccaaagaaaattgagtcactttttttgcaatcatttgaaaaatattgtactccctctgttgcATTatgagtcccggttgagttgggtgcgggtatttaaaaaatatttgagtgtgtaataaatggagTGTGtgataatggaatgtgagatccatatgcattattatttgttttattctttgGATGTGTTTTTACTTTTGGTCAGGAATAGAGCACCTTCCTTCCTATCAACACCGTGTTCTTGAAATTGGTATCATATCCACCGCACATATCTGCATACCGATCGCCATAGCTCATACCATAATAATGATTATTGCAATTCTATCATAATAATACATCAAACTTTGTTAAACATATATGGAGAACTTCAAGATAGACCTAATGAACATTAATGAAACCACCTCCATATGTCTTGAACTTAGGTTGGgctttatttagttatttatggGCTTTTagatttattgattttttgcGAGTTTCCTTAATAGAAATACCGCTCATCTTATTTCGgtcaaatattaatttaaccaaatttatttacattaaagaaaacaaagttGGGGTATATATGAAGGAAGATATCATTCtggttttgattgattttaattgCAATTTATAAAGGCTCATGCATGTTTTCTTAATCAATAATGAACGGGGTCTGGTCTCCCATATTTAACGGAGATTTGTATAATCAAAGTCTCCACCTAAAAACTCGTATTAGccccaaaataattaacaatttaattcattaattacataCGTGCACAATGCCAAACTTATATGACCATAAACTatcaaatactagtataatacatttatttcagttttagAGGTTTCTTACAAGTCACGAACACTGCCTTTTTAGTCAATTAACACGTGcacttaaattattattattattattattattattattattattattactctctctgtcccacaaaagttGAGATAAAACTTTTGagcacggagattaaaaatttatattaaataaataggagagatgaaaaaagtagaaaatataagagaaagtaaagtaaatgatggaataaagtaagagtgattagatgttttgtcttttgttaaaaaaggaaatgactcaactttgttgggacggactaaaaagatatacgactcaacttttatggaacggaggaagtattatattttatgattttaaaaattattttaagagatacttaattaataataattgctAACATATTAAtcattagttattattataataaaaacatatactaattatttttaattattttaataaaataatactccgtattaaaattttaataatatgtaagaatcttgaaattatgaaaataataccTACGAAATGTTAGGGAATAAAAATTGTGTAAAGTTACACTACTTTTCATATAGTTATAATaattactcttatttttctaagaaaaataatgaaataaacatagaaataaaaatcaggACAGCTTATTTTTATGAGGAAAATAGATAAGCTTACTAAATTAAACAGCAAAATCGCTGGAAATTTAGTCTCCCAGAATTATTATtccaattcttttttttttattggcaTTTTTTATCGattctatttcttttattaggTCGTCAAGTCAATCGTTAATGTTACTATCTCGACtaaataatgcaaaaattagttaatcattaaatacaaaatagttgGTATGCATTTGATAAAGTTAGGAAATACTTCCCCAAAAAagctattttaaatttttaggtgCTTAACATATCGAaagttatttttctatttctctctttaattttttattctttataacAATATCAATTGTGAAAGAAATTTGTGGCCATTAATTATAACTACaagtaaataatattttctatgaGCACacatttctttataattaaatcGTTGATTTATAAGTCATGATTTTCATGATAATACAAAAATTGcaacattttatatatgttgatCAAATACgtaattagttaaaatttacataaataaacggttctttatttttatttttccctcAAATATGGTTAAAActgatttccattttttacctcaaacataattttgaatccttgattaaaaaattaatcataacacCTTCTTCAGACATCACCCCAACAAACTAAACAACAAATTTGGTGCAATTTTGCTCACACACTCAACCTTAAACAAAATCACGCTATGTCTAgtttagtatttaaaatttaaataaaattgatcagtatatgtttaaattgaaaagaacaaaaagacAAATAGGCAGAAGGCGCGGCGAATCGTTAAGTATGTATTATTGTAACCTAACTAAGAAGAAGTGATTcatataagaaattaatgaaataactTGGTCCTTACCCGTAGTCATCAAATTGGATGATTCTATTATCACCCCAAAAATAGGTTCATTATTAACTCATCCTCagatttataatatttctccaaaatataaaattatcctcataacaatttaaataattttattttgtactaaaTTTTAGGCATTTGTGCATGTCTATAagctttttacattttaatcatcatcatccaaaCTATCTATGCAggaaaaattattatctaaaaatgaatattagaaatgggtcactcaCCCATTTTAATCACtggataccatattagaaataagtcgctcaccccttaaaaggtcTAATAAGAGGGAgagttatccacacttatatagagaagctaggatcatcaccaaacCGATGTGAGATAAGGATTTGGAGAATTTAACATAGTGATTATTATAAACTACTTTGGAGTAGTTCCTTATCGTTTTCCCGTCCTCTATCATATTGATGCTTAGCGAGTAAATATAGTAATTGGTCATGGACACTTTTGATCTTCAGAGTGTTTTAcaataatattgtaattaaGACATAGTATTATTATCTGAATTCCAAACTTGTAgtaaaataaatctatttcaatataaaatgatattgcATAAGTTCATAACTagataaagcaaaaaaaaattgctcaaATTGTAGCTAGAACAGATAGGGGTAAAAAGGAGGTCAAAAGATCCAAATACGATTTTTGCCTAGCTACCGAAATAGGTAGTATTCACTTTATTAGCGATTCTGTGGATTTCCaagatatatttattttgttttttcaaaatcaaaatgtgatgtgttttcaaaagttactGCTTTAGTAGATCTAGTTTGATTGCTAGCTAAACACATTTACTTTCCTCAAAACCAACGTAACATATATAACTCCAGAGTCTGTTATACTactaaagttttatttttattatatatatatatcgatGCATCGTAAGGTTCATAGGgatataatatattcaaataagaattcaattactaattaaaaattatacgcaaaaaacaaattaaaaagagatTACAAGTATTAGTATTTGTTAATCTTCTTCCAATACAGATAATTAATGGTTTCATTGCAGCTTCAAACAGCAAGAGATGTCATACCTAGGTATAAAAAGCGAACTACATGGGCAACATACACCAACTCGtcattaaattatatactcgTACATAACCAAAACTACGGAGATGAACAAATATTAAACCAAATTCCTAAATTGTATTAGTggaaaattttctaaaatttgaatctcTTACATGTTTCTTAATTATACCTTTAATTTAGACTAATCTTTTATTCTATTTGTATCAAATTCTTTTGGTCGATTTTTTTATGACAGAAAAAGTTACAATGGCTAGATAAGATGAACTTACTAAAACATAGTTGTATTATAcattacattttatatttattcccTAGTgcaataaaatacaaaattaccATTACAAGAGAAATTAAACGTAATTTATAGCAAGCTAGACCGATAATATGATATGACCAAACATAGTCATCACCTATAACTACTTTAATTAATGATAgctaaattaatatattaacatAAACTCAAAATTTGTTCTTAGccacaaaaaaattgtcataaaTTGCATTAATATGCCTCAATCATCTCAATTATTGCTTGAAAAACCTAAAAGTACTTCTTATAATAGTTATGTGAATCATATTTTGATCTTTTTCGGTTAACTTAGTTTTCATGTTGCATTCGACAATTTGTCAGTATTCATtcacataaaacaaaattattctaCTCGAAAACTAGAGTAATTTCCAGTAGTTACAGATCTGGAGTAGTTTTTACTATTAGGGTAACTTCATGCACGTTGTCTGTCAATAATACTACTGTTAGgtttgttaatttaatttataaaatttgacgGATATTCATATTACGAAAAATCATCGTTTACATAACAAAACCTCCCAGGATTTTCAAGTTAATATAGATCATTtctttttcgattttgatataattatactacttcATATGTTAATTCCATTTTTATCTCTAGATCGCACCTAAATTTTGTAATGATTAGTGCTCATATATACGAAATACTTCCtgtgtcccataaaaatagtctgcttctatttttggtaatattttctctctttactaAGGTGGATCACATTTTACACTACCAAtactccaataattttttttatctttcctCTTTTCGACCCTCTATGCATTAAAAATGTGTCGTTCCAaaaatgtctatttttttagggCTGGGAGTATATTAGCAATTTAAGATACGCATTGAACTTTTTTTAGATCTGATTTACGTGtctacttaatttttttactaccACGTACGTAGTATTTCAAATCCCAATACGATCTAGActtcataacaaaataatgtactGATAAGGTTTTATAAATCAACGTTTAAATGCAGTTTATTTCTAAGAAACAGATCAAATGGTAAATCCTTTATTGTGACTATAACACATAAATTCGTGTGAGACGGCGGATAGATAGATCAATCAAGATacaaaccctaattcaaatattttcaaatttataaataaccTACTTCCCCCGTTCTGCGGTACTTGAGTCATAttattttctgcactcgttttggaagaatgataataaataattaaagtggaaaaataataaaataagagaaataataatgtatatattactctctcttttacggagggagtatttatcttgttttataataagatCTTTGCATCTCAAACAAGAGACTCTCTCCATTGTTATTAAACATGCATATTTTGTTACTAAACTAATGAAATtagaataatggggtaaagtAGGTTGCACGAAGAAAACCCATCTCTCTAAGCCGAAATGGCAAGTCGTGTAGAAAGTTTGTTTgtttccaaaaaggaaataaagaaattaacgAAGTGCCGCTTTAACCCTACGATATAccttgaaataatattttaaaaaaaaaaaactcagaGAATTATAACGTGGCACCCAAACCTAAGATATACTATAGATTTAGACTTTGGGTGAGCAAAATAAAAGTGAGAACATCGTGTGTGCCTTCAAAGAGGAAATTTGGGTGCCGAATTCATAAAGGTTACGCTAACTTGGAATATTCATTGCATGAATAGCcaatttaacaattttaattaccACTATCACAAAAGAAATTCctaacttttcaaactttgCATGAAAGTAATGGGTTTTGCACATAATTAGTGAAATGAGATTAAATTAATGCATCCCAAATGTGGTATTTCTCCAAGTTGTTAATCAATACCACTCCCTATCTAACTAGCTACCACTAGCTTCCTACATAGcttgaaaaaattaacaaaatgtgAAATTATGATTCATTAACTTAGCCAGTTGTTAACCTCAGACAGCTCAATGCCAAACAAACCAAACCACAATTTCTATGCAAACTCATCCCAGACTAGTCTTTTTAGGGCTGTATAAATACCAACAAAAACCACAAGAATTTCACTCATTTTCAAATCAAACTTGAGCTCTCAAAGCCAAGAACTCACACCACTTTTATCAAGAATGGCACCCAATATGGCCAATGCTTTCGGCATTCTTGGTAAATAATTTCATCATGAATTAGTGTTTTATGATTATCATGCTTCACCCTAACAATCTATTTCCATCTTTTTTTTCAAGGTAACGTGGTGTCGTTCTTGGTTTACTTGGCTCCGGTGTATGCTCCATATATCCATCTCTTTCTTTAattatcttttcaaaattttatggcATGATcgttaattaacaaaattaggTTTATGGGTGTTTTTGTTCATTTCAGTCCAACGTTTCGAAGCATTTTTAAGAAGAAATCGACGGAAGGGTTCCAAGCAATCCCTTATGCAGTGGCATTGTTTAGTGCAATGCTCTATTTATACTATGCTTTTCTCAAGAAAAATGGAACGATGCTCATCACTATAAACACCTTCGGATGCACCATTGAGGTTGTATATCTAGCAATATACATGATCTATGCAACCAAGGAATCCAGAGTAATTACAGTATTTGTTTACAaccttttttgttattatttttctactaGTAAAATGCTTGggtcatatatttaatttcaattttttttttgtttttttaggtTTTCACCACAAAGTTGATCCTCTTACTTAATGTTATCTCACTAGGACTTATTACATTATGCACGTACTATTTCGCACATGGGCATCTACGAGTGAACATCGTCGGCTGGATCTGCGCAGTCTTCTCAGTCGCGGTCTTTGTTGCACCTCTTAGTATCATGGTAACTTTTccgattttattttattttattctcaagattataattattttttcattaaggAGGTCATGCTTAATGCAGAGACAAGTTGTACGGACCAAAAGTGTAGAGTATATGCCCTTCACACTCTCTTGCTTCCTCACTTTGTGCGCTGTCGTTTGGTTCTTCTATGGCTTTCTCATCAAAGATTACTACATAGCTGTGAGTACTTTTGTTCCTTCAATCccttaattttcaaataattgatatactacaatagttatttaatttgtgcTCGTGAATTTTCAGACACCCAATATTCTCGGGTTCGTGTTTGGGTTGGCGCAGATGATGCTATACTTGGTGTACAAGAACGATAGTATGTGCTGGAACCAACAAATTCAACCTGCTGAGGGAGATTCTTCTAAGGATGGTGATGATAATCATCATCAAGACAAAAGTTCGTCTAACAATCAGGAAGTCGAGGTTGTCGTTGTCAATTAGTGTATTCTAATAACAATATTCATTTACTATGTGACTATTAGTAAATCGTTTAAGTTATCActatattatgttatttatggATAGTGTATGTGCGGATTAAATTTACAGatttataattgtatttgttgGTTTCTATATTCTCATTGTTCTTGCGTTTTCAAAGGTTTGTGCAAAATGTAttgagtattaaatattgagtcatttattaaaatttgcagTAAtggaattataattaaaaacatgaaaattataatGCGTATACAAATCCAATAGTCTTAGAAGCAAAAATCGGAGAAAATCATTTGGATTGGGTTTTCCATTTGGAAATGAGTTTACCTAATAAATAAACTTGTTAtctcaaataattaatctcaCGACACATACATCTCTAAAGaatgtcattttaagaaaatgaaaatgataaaaataaacataagcaataaaaatcatgttaaCTAAGTTCCTATTTTTGTGGCTTTCTTTAACTTTatgatttcttcttttttcttattttgtacaCAAAGCACATTAATGTCATGGACCAAATATTTAAGATgcacattatattaaaattcattaagAGATATCTTTCAACAGATATATGATATTTGAAATATGgatttataatattcaatttgttgaaaattgaaactaagTGCGAATTAAAACTTTGTCAGAATTCTATTCTACTATATCTTGAGTCTaacaatttgatttatttagaCGTTAAAATTTGgtgttttcaataaaaatgaaagttataattttttttttggtaagatggataattttaatttatcatattataaaacacagaaatatattataatatttttcaagataataatatatctatctttgttgaataatttatttacttatttaaattagaaaaaataaaaataattacaagtTAATATGGCAACGTATCAATCATGGGAAAGCTAAGTAAAATAACGACGGTCA
The genomic region above belongs to Salvia hispanica cultivar TCC Black 2014 chromosome 3, UniMelb_Shisp_WGS_1.0, whole genome shotgun sequence and contains:
- the LOC125217070 gene encoding bidirectional sugar transporter NEC1-like isoform X2; this translates as MAPNMANAFGILGNVVSFLVYLAPVPTFRSIFKKKSTEGFQAIPYAVALFSAMLYLYYAFLKKNGTMLITINTFGCTIEVVYLAIYMIYATKESRVFTTKLILLLNVISLGLITLCTYYFAHGHLRVNIVGWICAVFSVAVFVAPLSIMRQVVRTKSVEYMPFTLSCFLTLCAVVWFFYGFLIKDYYIATPNILGFVFGLAQMMLYLVYKNDSMCWNQQIQPAEGDSSKDGDDNHHQDKSSSNNQEVEVVVVN
- the LOC125217070 gene encoding bidirectional sugar transporter NEC1-like isoform X1, with the translated sequence MAPNMANAFGILGNVVSFLVYLAPVFMGVFVHFSPTFRSIFKKKSTEGFQAIPYAVALFSAMLYLYYAFLKKNGTMLITINTFGCTIEVVYLAIYMIYATKESRVFTTKLILLLNVISLGLITLCTYYFAHGHLRVNIVGWICAVFSVAVFVAPLSIMRQVVRTKSVEYMPFTLSCFLTLCAVVWFFYGFLIKDYYIATPNILGFVFGLAQMMLYLVYKNDSMCWNQQIQPAEGDSSKDGDDNHHQDKSSSNNQEVEVVVVN